In bacterium, one DNA window encodes the following:
- a CDS encoding dTDP-4-dehydrorhamnose 3,5-epimerase, with translation MIDGVKVKPLKVIPDERGRLMEIMRCDDDVFEKF, from the coding sequence ATGATCGATGGAGTCAAAGTCAAACCCCTGAAAGTCATCCCCGATGAGCGGGGTCGTCTCATGGAGATCATGCGTTGTGATGACGATGTGTTCGAGAAGTTC